The Deinobacterium chartae genome includes a window with the following:
- a CDS encoding type II secretion system protein — translation MVRSQGLTLIEVLASAGVIGILAAILLPNLLSARDAAQYTAATQQLNTFAKQLALCLAEGHSLPQDAPPNQAPSGCPDLKWPRNAPFNSTYDYENWDLGDGRRWVGFTFYGKENRRSGIPAHSDLGSGLQRREVGNNITYSLSFPIH, via the coding sequence ATGGTTAGATCGCAGGGTCTCACCCTGATCGAAGTACTAGCAAGCGCAGGAGTTATTGGGATCCTAGCAGCCATCTTGCTGCCCAATCTGCTCAGCGCACGCGACGCTGCACAGTACACTGCCGCCACACAGCAACTCAACACCTTTGCTAAACAGCTCGCGCTCTGCTTGGCCGAGGGGCACTCCCTGCCCCAAGACGCCCCCCCCAACCAAGCTCCCAGCGGCTGCCCAGACCTTAAGTGGCCTCGAAACGCGCCCTTCAACTCCACCTATGACTACGAGAACTGGGATCTGGGAGACGGCAGGCGCTGGGTTGGGTTCACCTTCTACGGCAAGGAGAACAGACGCTCAGGCATTCCGGCCCACAGCGACCTAGGCTCCGGTCTTCAGCGCCGCGAGGTCGGCAACAACATCACCTACTCGCTTAGCTTCCCCATACACTGA